The Oryza glaberrima chromosome 5, OglaRS2, whole genome shotgun sequence DNA segment GCCTTTCTAGtccgccgcagccaccgctCCTCTCCTTGTCGTCCACCATCCTTCCAGGGCATCGCAACCGCTGCCATTCTCCTCTCGGCCACTGCCAGCCTCCCAGCCTAGAAGGAAGgggggaaagaggaggaagaagagttgGCTACTAACATGCCCCCATGTGGATCCCACGCTAGCTTAGCATGGTTGACCGTAGTTAACTCGCCACGTTGACTAGAACCGAGCACTATACTGCTTAGGGCGTCGAGTACACCGGTTTTGCAAGTTTACGGATGAGGTATATCTAGTAGTATTTCGATTCTCAACGACACAATTTAAACTAGATATGAAATTTAGAGACTTAAATTGAACTTCACAGACATTGGGAAACAGTGAAACACGGCCCGGTTCGCGCCGATCAGTCTGGACCTCGCGCTCGCGGCCCGCACGCGCACGGGAGTCGCGACCTGCGACGAGACGCGGGCAGCCGGGCATGATCTCCCCGCGTCCGACGCAACCGCGTTTATTTTCTTCCCATGGCTGCCTCCACGACGCCCGCGCCTTCGTCCGTTCGGGGGTAGGGCGGCCGCCTTGTGCGGGAAGAAAGCGGGGGGTGACTTAAAAGCGGGGGCCACCGTTGCACGCCGTGGAAACCAGGCCATCGTAGAGGAAGCGACCGATCAGCGCGCGGGGACGCCGCCGGGAGAGAGGGTGGAAGCCACCACGCTTCACCCAaccccaccctcctcctccaccaccgttTAACCGCTTCGTAGGCTACGACCCAACCCAAACCCAAGCGAGCTCGCGATCGCGTCGCGCGCGCCATGGGGACGGAGGTGCTCCGCCCGCACGACTGCCTCGACCGCGTCCGCGCCCGTCCCCACGCCACCAGGCGGTCTCCGCGCCAGcaggctgcgcggcggcgcgacgcgcggCCGCGGGGCGGGCAAGCGGCGCCAGCCGTGACGCGGGTGGTCCGGgtcaaggtggcggcggcgggcgcgggcgcggacgCGTACGCGGGGCCGGCGTTCGGGTccatgtcgccgtcgccgcgggcgCTTCCGTTGCCGCggttctcctcctcgtcgtcgtcctctagggctgccgctgcggcggcggcaggggtggACGACTCGGCGACGCGGGAGCTCCGGCGCCTGCTGGGCCTCCACTGATCGACGACGAGGAGCCAAAAGAACACCATTCAGCAAGAAGCGATCGCGCGACGCATTCAGCAAGAAGGGGATTAGCATGTGCGGCTGTCTCTCTACGACTCTTCCATCGATTCATCTCGTCCTCTagctctccctccctctccaatGGCGCCGTCAAGGCCATGGCCCGCGCACGTACATACCTCTGCTTCGATCCGCCTGCCTTCCCTGCCGTTTTTGTAAGGGCAAAGCTTTGCGCGAAGCGAGGGCGCGTGCCCGTGATCTGGAGCCGGTCgtcggagagggagagaatgGCATTGTCGGGAAGATTTGATGTGATCTAGATGTTGTTAATCGAATCTTGACTTCAAAGGAAAATTCTTTAGATGTGCTCGTGTGCTGCTGGTTCgtgctaattaattagatgCTTGAATGAATGTAATATCCTCCCTTCCCTTTTAAAAGCTCGGTTAAGTCTTAAGATCCTTTGGTTTGATTTGTGTTGGAAGCTAggatgagaatttttttttgaacgaaccgGCGAGCTgccaattttattaaatagaGAAGAAGTAAAACTGTACATGCGCAagcgcaaaagaaaaaaatacagattCAAGGCCTTTGGCCCGAAAAAgctaggggtgtgtttagttccacgccaaaattgaaagtttgaaaaaaattggaacgatgtgacggaaaagttggaagtttatgtgtgtagaaaagttcgatgtgacttTTTGGGGTTCAAactttgcaactaaacacggcctagaATGCAAGCCATCTGCCAAGACCCATGTTCTGGTCTTCTCCTTAATTTTGGCTACCAGACTGTTCGCCGGGAGCTCCTGATGCAGGAAGACTTTGCGGTTCCTTTCATTCCAAATCTCCCAGGCAACTAGCAGCATTAGCGAATGCAAGGTCTTCTTTGACGCTTCATTTGAGCATGTGGTGACCTCCCACCAGAGTGTTGAGGCTTGATGCCATTGTGTTGGTTTTATCTATTCACATGCCGTCCAGTCCGCAAGTGCCGCCCAAACTCTTCTCACATATCTGCATCCTGCCAGGAGGTGAAGGGTTGTTTCCGGATTCCTTCGACATAGGGGGTTCTTTGGTGCTTCATTTGAGCATGCGGTGACCTCCCACCACTCGAAGAGTGTTGAGGCTTGATGCCACTGTGTTGATTTTATCTGTTCACATAGCGTCCAGTCCGCAAGTGCCGCCCAAACTCTTCTCACATATTTGCATCCCGCCAGGAGGTGGAGGGTTGTTTCTAGATTCCTTCGACATAGGAGGCAAATGGAGTTATTCGGCCACCCACGGATTGCTAATCTGTCGAAGGTCTAAATTCTATTTTGGACGACGAGCCAACCAAAAGTTTTACATTTGCGCGGCGCCCAGGACTTCCAGATGATGGCATTGAAATTGGACGTTGTTGTGCCAAGAAGTTGCGCATTGTAAGCCGATGTCGCCGTGTATTCGTCATGGCTGGTTAGCTTCGATGTGATCTTGTCTTCTTTGTTCTCCATTAATTGTAAGCTATGAACAACACCCCAGATGTCGACGAGTTGGCTAATTAGATCCGTCGTCCACCCTGAGACAGCAGGCAAGTCAAGGTCCGCCAACCATTGGTCGGAATGCGATGCTTGCTGCAGGTTTGCACTCTTCTTTTTTGCCATCGCGTAAACCAGAGGTGCTGTATCCTTTCAGCTAGGATGAGATGgagctcatgcacaaatggttTTAAGATATATAGATTTCACCAGCAAAAATGGGTGCCTTATCAAACGGGTAAACTAAATATGTCAACAAATGCAGTGGAtatccaaaaataaaaaggagagaaCTGGAATATTTACAATCGCAAACCATTTTATTTTCTGTACATTTCTGCAGGTCTTAAGAGTTGTTTGTACATGGAAAATGCTCCCATGGCTCCAGCAAATTCCACTTTTGATAGAAAGTTCAGACGAGCTGGAAACATCCTTCCAAAATTGTTGACAAAGATATATAATACACGATGTACGTCTGCTGCATTCACCATATTTACTGCAAAGACCCAGAAATCCACACAAATCCATCGAAGTCTCAAATCTTATGGGCAAGAACTTGAGCACCGTACTGGGGTTGGAGTGTGACTCCATGCATTGGCGCATGAACATAGGACGGCGAGACAACAAGCGCGAAACGCTGAAGGATCATTGCAAGGGCCACCTTTGCTTCAACCATCGTAAGATTCTGGCCGACACAGATAGTAGGGCCAATCCCAAAGGGAAAGTATGCACCAAGGTGATAGCTCTTGCCCTCTGCAAACCTTGATGGATCAAACTCATCTGCATTGGTGCCCCATATGTTAACATCATGGTGAATGTCAAGAATGGGAAAATGGAGCTGCGTGCCAGCTGGAATGTCGAGTTTGCCCAGCTTGACATCCCTGTTGACCATCCTATTGAGAAACATAGCAGGAGGATACAACCTGAGGGTTTCTTTTAGCACCATATTTACCTGATTGCATTCAAACATTAAAAAAGTGTCACTTGCTGTATGCCTGTattcaataaaattataaaagagATGAAAACCAAAGTATACAAAACTTGGACTCACAATTTTGAGATTACTCAGGTTTTCCGCGTTTGGGTGCTCAGACTTGCCACACGCTTGAAGGACTTCATCGCGAGCTTTGTTTTGCCACTCTTGATGTAAAGCTAGGAGAAGAGTTGCTCATGTCAATAAGTTAGCTGTTGTTTCTTTCCCGGTAAAGTAAAATGTCTTGCACTCATCAATTATTTCTTCAATTCCCATTCTGAATTCACTACCAAGTTTACTGGCCGATAACATCATCCCAAGCAGATTGTTCGAATCCTCACACTTCCTTCCATTGATCTCAATCAATTTGCGCAAGGAATTCCTGACTTCCTGGTTTAGCATATGCCGTCTTCGGTTCTTCTTTGTTGGCACAAACCTATGAGAGAGACGTCACAATTTTCTCCCTTAACTGTGGCATTTGAAAATTATGGGTTCCAAGCAAGCTAAGAGGCAGAGGCAACCTCACCTGAAGCCAGGAATATAGACTGTCGTCATTGCAAGAATAGCAAGTTTTAGCTGTTCCTCCTGCAATTCGAAAACGCGCTTTCCTTCCTCATAGCTACTTCCAAATGCCACACTGGAAATGACATCTGCAATCAAAGTGTGAAATTCTTTATGTACATCGATCTCAAACTCAGCGCGTGCTTCATCTTGAACTTCCCATTTATCCAGCATGGATGAGGTGATATCTGTTATTTCTGAAATCCAACCCTGAAAGGAACAAAACTTTGGTCTTATTGGCAATTCATTTGATTAGTAGAAATATCCAGAGCACAACTTTTGATcacatcatcatatatatatattattactaACAGAAAGAAAGGTTAATTCACCATGAATATAGTCTACAGGAAGGTGATGAACTTACTCCGAGAGTCAACGGCAAGTACAATTTATGTCTTACAAAAGATGCACAAAAAGGttaatttttcaaaaatcaACCAATACACATCGTATTGTTATATAAGAAAGTCTGAATCCCATTCCATTGTAGAtgtgtaaataaaattttaaatcaacGTCAGTAGAAAAGAAGTAACAGACACAAAGCCTAGGAGTCCCTGACTCCCTGATTTCACATGTGACACAACTTACATCTAAGAACTGAAATAATGAACATTTTAGCAAGGCTTACATACATATGTTTTAGTGATACAATAATTTCAAGTCGTTTGTTTTGAGAGCGGGAAGTACCCAACATGATCTACAAGCACGATAATCATCCATTTTCATGTTTCTAAGGTCATTTTCAAGAAAACGCCTCTTTACCTTGATCCTCTCCATGTTGAACGCCGGCGCGATCACGCGACGGTGGCGCGCCCACTTCTCCCCGGTGAGCCCCACCAAACCCTCGCCAAAAAGCTGCCGGGCGAGCgggttgccgccgccggagccagcCTTATCGAAGGTCCCCGTGGGGTCGGTCAGCACGGCCTTCACGACCTCCGGGTCGGAGACCACCAGCCGCGGGCGGGGCCCGAGCCAGAACACGAACGGGCGGCCGTACCGCTCGGGCCACTCGCGGTAGTGCGGCGCGACGCGGGCCACGACGGCGTGGTGGAAGGACGCGAGCGGCGCGgactgggcggcggcgagcaggtcgCGGTAGCCGGCGGCGTTGCCGGAgagcgggcggcgcggtgggcccCGGATGCCCTGCCGGCGGAACCGGCGCTCCAGGCGGCGCGGGACCCACAGGAAGGAGTGGAGCAGGCGGAACGCGaaagggacggcggcggcgaggaaggccaCGAGGAGGATGCCCAGCAGCGCGGCCATCGCTCTGCTCTAGCTGCTGCAGGCTGCCGCTGACTCTCTCGgattaaattcttaaaaaagtTGGATTGAACTACCTCCTCATAAATTAGTTAtcgcttttattttttttcatcgtactTCATCTgtactagtaaaaaaaattgtttagaACAAAAGACCTTAGAAATATAAActatgaataactcttaagttgttgagtttaaaaatataaaaattatatgaatagatttgtcttgaaaaatactttcatgaaaatatacatatatcacttttcaataaatatttttttataggaacaagaagttaaagttgtgttttggagaccgtgtcgctgtccaaaacaacttcctttatgagtatggaggaaGTATCACCATTCATCTtataaaaattagtacaaatactacctccgttttttaatatatgacgccgttgacttttctcacgtgtttgaccattcgtcttatttaaaaaatttacgtaattataatttattttgttatgagttgttttatcactcatagtactttaagtgtgatttatatcttacaCATTTGCATagaatttttgaataaaacgaatggtcaaacatgtgagaaaaaagtcaatggcgtcatttattaaaaacggagggagtatataaaacaaattatacttaaagtacttttaataataataaaataagccacaaagaaaataaataataatttcatagtTTTCTGAATAAAACTAATGATGAAATATTACTAATAAAAACTTAAAGCCATAAGTATTTTAGGACGTTGGTAATAGTTTCTTTGTGAACACATGTAGCTCCTCCACCCATACTGGCCCTGTTTTTATGCGTTGGATGAAGGATTTTTCAGCGCATTCATTGAGGTGATTGCCCGGGTTCCATCTTTGCTTGCATctctaaaaattaatttgtttttttttttctcctcggaTTGGGACTTCAGCTCGAGCGGAAGAAAGGGCATGGCGTTCACAATAGGAGCTAGTGACTGGTGAGGCGGCGATATGTTGTTTAGCTCGTTCCGCCGGCGCTTCTGCTCGTGGATTCGGCGAGTTATCTGAGTATCTTTACAGCAGAGGCGGCTCCAGATATGGACAGATCCGTGAGCCGGAAGTCAGACGAAGGTAATACAGCtgccctaagagcaagtttaatagtatagccaactactggcttcaattcatctataactaatctaatagctcatttatataatagttacatactacactattaatacatggtcccacctgtcatatacacaatgtgtcttagagtccgtgctacagctggctacaaatctgtagcccgctgcttttttctctcctcatttatcttcttaaaatatgtttgcagctgacttatagctgtcgatgtttgatgtcgcaattctggtatttgcatggtatggggatcgtcggtgctaggatatacgtaagactgaggtaaaagagatggagacagtgatttttatacaggttcgggcccttgAGTTgtcctacatcctgttggccgaagtcggtattgctcttattcatcataatcacatgagtacaatatttggggtagccaatctaactgttgtcgacatgccggtctgacgatctgactcgtagtcgataacagggtagccttcctcctcgaatccgtgcccggcgagatcagagatagcgctttcatTTCTCCTAACAGTATCCGGAGGCACCGTAGGGTATTAgtcgtgcttatccctgaagtcgatatccggcggggtgtcttggcgtatataggcttctatgttgattgtgttggatGTTAATCCCGTTGGGTATTGATTGTCTTGTCCCATGGTtgttgtcccctctcctcctagggggccctgtatttatacccataggtgtccccttgtccaagtagaaatgaggaaaccaatatggatacaatccgagcagtccttgtcgtttccatgtagaactctagttgtctttccttatccggaactccctcgaggtcaatttccgtataaaacatggtatgtggtggatcctgccgagatttagtcaactactattaggtatgtggtatccataaccctgacagtagcccccgacttcgatgcaaatgaatgagttcatattctcaaccgcagactttggaggaactgttatcgagctcacgtgaccgttctcggtgagtttagagataacgttagacttcctttatcagcctcgtgcgggcaccgaaaatgtttgtctaagtcaatctctgatgtcgaccgagaaagtacagagcgtacgactaagtctcctgtcttgctgtaatcgagaatttggattgaagtcaagaaattttatctcggcgggtacaccatctcttcattccgtattccttgtcgagatccagcaaccgttctcgagtgatcgagaaggcgtagagtctgcgacggagccttgtcgacatttgtcgtactcgccttagtcgatcttggtgcagaaccatagagacatggagtctttgATAATgccgaatagaattttcctgaaatcaatactcataaaagaatattagatagaaatagcccctgagcgaatgctcaaagggtgacatgttataatatgacaGACTAGTGAATTGAATGTACAGACTATTgctttgtatatgagcgtcctctctcttaccgactccgatcagtcagtttgtagagtcatacactctccctagcccccagccttgccgtcggagaatcgttctcagaagataaggctcttggacttttgacctgcctcggttgaacaagcactgattctagcccccagccgtgaagttggaaaatccatttccgattacacggcttggttaatacacacggcgagaactcttacacgaccaaatcttacatggtctttcgtctctaaaGGATCcaacaaggccttatcggctctgggcgtccccagccgaagttccctcaGGTTCCttggaggccttgtcaagacggcgtaaagggacagtaggatagcTTTCAACGCTAGGtttcatctgggtaagggatctctgggtaaaacacttggtgatcttgtgcacctgatatcaactttgttgaagcaggggtaatgggagaatcgctacatcgctggtcgaggaccaggcagtagtcgtaactcgaccacttgaagtggaagtagtgggagaaacgctacatcgctggtcgaggaccaggcagtagtcgtgactcgaccacttgaagtggaagtagtgggagaaacgctacatcgctggtcgaggaccaggcagtagtcgtgactc contains these protein-coding regions:
- the LOC127773196 gene encoding uncharacterized protein LOC127773196 produces the protein MGTEVLRPHDCLDRVRARPHATRRSPRQQAARRRDARPRGGQAAPAVTRVVRVKVAAAGAGADAYAGPAFGSMSPSPRALPLPRFSSSSSSSRAAAAAAAGVDDSATRELRRLLGLH